The following coding sequences lie in one Verrucomicrobia bacterium CG1_02_43_26 genomic window:
- a CDS encoding aspartate kinase — protein sequence MALIIQKYGGTSVKDIDRIKAVAERIKATYDAGNQVVVVVSARAGVTNELIQRARQINPQANKREMDMLLAVGEQETIALMAIALHTIDVPAVSRTGAQAGIITDHDHTCARIVNIDGGDLLEQLSQNKVVIVAGFQGMSREGNITTLGRGGSDLTAIAIGAVVKADIVQIFTDVDGVYTADPRIVPEATKIECISYEEMLELASQGAKVMQARSVEFAQKYDVPFEVRSSYNNEPGTIVKKEAPVMEEVLVRGTVLDVNQAKITVDKLPDKPGTASMIFVALGKAKIMVDMIIQNVGEAGEASLTFTVNRDEAHTAKKVVAEALSTLGWEGTARDGEIAIISVIGIGMRSHAGVAATMFEALAKGGVNIKTITTSEIKISCAIDPIDAQKALKVVHKAFRLDEPESIRMQKICEK from the coding sequence ATGGCATTAATCATACAGAAATATGGGGGAACATCCGTAAAGGATATCGATCGCATTAAAGCAGTAGCAGAGCGGATTAAGGCTACTTATGATGCCGGAAATCAGGTCGTTGTCGTAGTCTCAGCTCGCGCCGGCGTGACAAACGAGCTCATTCAACGCGCCCGCCAAATCAATCCCCAAGCCAACAAGCGGGAAATGGACATGCTCCTGGCCGTTGGCGAACAGGAAACCATCGCTTTAATGGCTATTGCCTTGCATACGATTGACGTCCCTGCCGTCTCCCGGACAGGCGCTCAGGCTGGTATTATAACAGACCACGACCACACGTGCGCCCGCATCGTCAATATAGACGGCGGTGACCTGCTGGAACAGCTTTCGCAAAACAAAGTGGTCATCGTAGCCGGCTTCCAGGGCATGAGCCGCGAGGGCAACATAACCACACTGGGGCGTGGCGGCTCAGACTTGACTGCCATTGCCATAGGAGCGGTCGTAAAGGCCGATATTGTTCAGATTTTCACAGATGTAGATGGTGTTTATACCGCAGACCCCCGAATCGTCCCCGAAGCCACAAAAATAGAATGCATTTCCTATGAAGAGATGCTCGAGCTCGCTTCACAAGGGGCTAAGGTAATGCAGGCCCGCTCCGTTGAGTTTGCACAAAAGTATGACGTACCCTTTGAAGTCAGATCCAGCTACAATAATGAACCCGGAACAATCGTTAAGAAGGAGGCCCCCGTTATGGAAGAAGTACTCGTAAGAGGAACCGTGCTCGATGTCAATCAGGCAAAGATCACGGTAGACAAGTTACCCGACAAGCCTGGAACCGCTTCCATGATATTCGTCGCGCTGGGAAAAGCCAAAATCATGGTGGACATGATCATCCAAAACGTAGGCGAAGCTGGTGAAGCCAGCTTGACCTTCACTGTCAATCGTGATGAAGCACACACCGCTAAAAAGGTGGTTGCAGAGGCCTTAAGCACACTCGGCTGGGAAGGCACCGCACGGGATGGCGAAATTGCGATTATTTCCGTCATCGGCATCGGAATGCGCTCCCATGCTGGAGTTGCGGCAACTATGTTTGAGGCCCTGGCCAAAGGCGGCGTTAACATCAAAACGATCACCACGTCCGAAATTAAGATTTCCTGCGCAATCGACCCAATAGATGCCCAAAAGGCCTTAAAAGTGGTTCATAAAGCCTTTAGGCTAGACGAACCTGAAAGCATCCGCATGCAAAAAATTTGTGAAAAATAA
- a CDS encoding threonine synthase — protein sequence MRYISTRGQCPSLSFTEAVETGLAPDGGLYLPETLPNIEEHLKDWTGLTYPELCYEFLKLFADDIAPAHLKEIIDASYTKFYHPEIAPLLQLEERLYVLELFHGPTLAFKDFALQLLGNLYEAQIQRTERPINILGATSGDTGSAAIHGLLGKKGVNTFILYPEGRISPLQERQMTCTGAHNVFPIAIKGTFDDAQAIIKELFNDLEFRKEHHLSAINSINLARILAQCVYYIYAWLKIPAKRQNKVQFIVPTGNFGNVFAGWLVRKMGVPIASIKVATNQNDILYRLFKSGLYEAKVVNPSVAPSMDIQAASNFERFLYYRVGEDSAKVREIMATIKETGKYTFTDFDPDILKASRAVDDEITEIIRYIHNAYNYCPDPHTACAFKELDTQFTKIVLATAHPAKFPKTIESAINITPKSDILEHLKSAEPRKQIIDAAADKVRALIEIEGVFK from the coding sequence ATGAGATATATCAGCACACGGGGCCAATGCCCTTCCCTCTCCTTTACAGAAGCAGTAGAAACCGGCCTTGCGCCTGATGGAGGCCTTTATCTACCCGAAACTCTTCCCAACATAGAGGAGCACTTAAAGGATTGGACAGGTCTAACCTACCCCGAGCTGTGCTACGAATTCTTAAAGCTCTTCGCAGATGATATCGCTCCCGCTCACCTGAAAGAGATTATTGATGCTTCCTACACAAAATTCTACCACCCAGAGATTGCCCCCCTGCTGCAACTAGAAGAGCGCCTATATGTCCTTGAGCTCTTTCACGGCCCTACTCTGGCCTTTAAGGATTTCGCTCTACAATTACTAGGAAATCTTTACGAAGCGCAAATACAGCGCACAGAAAGACCCATTAATATCCTTGGCGCAACTTCGGGCGATACGGGTTCTGCGGCGATACACGGCCTTTTAGGCAAAAAGGGTGTAAATACCTTCATATTGTACCCGGAAGGCCGAATTTCCCCCCTTCAAGAGCGCCAAATGACATGTACAGGAGCTCACAATGTCTTCCCGATTGCTATTAAGGGAACATTTGATGATGCCCAAGCTATTATAAAAGAGCTTTTCAATGACCTGGAATTTCGCAAAGAGCACCATTTAAGCGCTATCAATTCCATTAACCTGGCTAGAATACTCGCTCAATGCGTTTATTATATTTATGCCTGGCTGAAAATACCGGCAAAACGCCAAAATAAAGTACAATTCATTGTCCCTACAGGCAACTTCGGTAACGTCTTTGCGGGCTGGCTGGTACGCAAAATGGGTGTCCCCATCGCTTCCATAAAGGTGGCCACAAACCAAAATGACATCCTTTACCGCCTCTTTAAATCCGGTCTCTACGAAGCCAAAGTCGTCAACCCGAGTGTCGCACCTTCAATGGACATCCAGGCCGCTTCTAACTTCGAGCGTTTCCTGTATTACAGGGTAGGCGAAGATTCCGCTAAGGTGCGTGAGATTATGGCCACCATTAAAGAAACGGGTAAATACACGTTTACGGACTTTGATCCCGATATCCTAAAAGCTTCCCGTGCGGTTGATGACGAGATCACCGAAATCATTCGCTACATTCACAACGCCTACAACTATTGCCCTGACCCGCATACAGCCTGTGCTTTCAAGGAACTAGACACTCAATTTACAAAAATCGTTCTCGCAACAGCTCACCCCGCCAAATTCCCGAAAACAATTGAAAGCGCCATCAATATTACCCCGAAATCGGATATTTTGGAACACCTCAAATCCGCCGAGCCCAGAAAGCAAATTATTGACGCAGCTGCCGATAAAGTACGTGCTCTCATTGAAATTGAAGGCGTTTTCAAGTAA
- a CDS encoding septum formation protein Maf, with protein sequence MLLRDLGLSFRIELPDVTELEDHDESPELMVLHNAILKADCVAKKFPNALIIAADTTVALGNKVFNKPKSMAEAFAMLKELSGKTHTVYTGVCLVNESTGLRIKHCEKSQVTFLDLRDRLIQQYHSLLDPLDRAGSYSIEDHRDMIIKSHVGSLSNIIGLPIEFLSETLHNLGYLKRADK encoded by the coding sequence ATGCTCTTAAGGGACTTAGGCCTTTCCTTTCGAATCGAATTGCCTGATGTTACAGAATTGGAGGACCATGATGAATCCCCGGAGCTTATGGTCCTCCACAATGCCATCTTAAAAGCCGATTGTGTTGCTAAAAAATTCCCAAACGCACTCATTATAGCAGCGGACACCACCGTAGCCTTGGGAAATAAAGTTTTCAACAAACCTAAAAGCATGGCTGAAGCCTTTGCGATGCTAAAGGAACTTTCGGGCAAAACACATACAGTCTATACCGGGGTATGTTTAGTGAACGAGTCCACTGGACTGCGTATAAAACATTGTGAAAAGAGCCAAGTGACCTTTCTTGATCTGAGAGATCGTCTTATTCAACAGTACCATAGCCTACTCGACCCCCTAGACAGGGCTGGATCCTATAGTATTGAAGATCATAGAGATATGATTATCAAAAGCCATGTAGGATCTTTATCTAATATTATCGGTTTGCCGATTGAATTTTTGAGCGAGACGCTTCATAATTTGGGTTATCTGAAGCGTGCCGATAAGTGA
- a CDS encoding NAD+ synthase, which yields MKIGIAQINTTVGDFYGNSQKILQSYETLCRQGAEVVVFPELVLCGYSPRDLLFKKRFVHDNDMALRALAAKIGEVPAIIGCVRKISGKKGLFNSVAWCVDGKVQQFADKCLLPSYDVFDEKRHFTPAKEPTMVEYKGKRIGLTICEDIWTAKFSVEHYEYHIDPVALLANTDVDFIFNFSASPWFFGKHELRRKVAQACAKRTKAPVIYCNLVGANDQVVFDGRSFVTNKKGEVIASMEPFVEELQVVDTSGKPIKLTEPSEMQETHDALVLGLRDYAHKSGFQRAVIGLSGGIDSAVVAVLAVEALGKENVMGVSLPSSISSEHSKTDAQELALNLGIEFHTIPIQKIVSATEDVLKPLFKKRPRDTAEENMQARSRGMVLMSISNKFNAILLSTGNKSELAVGYCTLYGDMAGGLAVISDVPKMKVYQLAKFMNRKKVLIPKNTISKAPSAELAPDQLDQDTLPPYPVLDEILRLYIEERKSSLEIIAKGFDEIVVRDIVRRVDINEYKRKQSALGLKISPLAFGVGRRMPIVQKYVS from the coding sequence ATGAAAATCGGAATAGCCCAAATTAATACCACCGTTGGTGATTTCTACGGAAATTCTCAAAAAATTCTTCAATCCTACGAAACGCTCTGCCGTCAAGGCGCGGAGGTTGTTGTTTTTCCGGAACTCGTGCTGTGTGGGTATTCGCCGCGAGACCTCCTGTTTAAAAAACGGTTTGTCCACGATAATGACATGGCGCTCCGTGCGCTTGCAGCTAAAATAGGCGAGGTCCCAGCTATTATCGGTTGCGTACGAAAGATTTCTGGTAAAAAAGGCTTATTTAACTCGGTTGCCTGGTGTGTAGACGGCAAAGTACAGCAATTCGCGGATAAATGCCTTTTGCCCTCATATGATGTCTTTGATGAGAAGCGCCATTTTACGCCCGCTAAAGAGCCCACTATGGTTGAGTATAAGGGCAAACGCATCGGTTTGACTATTTGTGAGGATATTTGGACAGCTAAGTTTAGCGTGGAGCATTATGAGTATCATATAGATCCGGTTGCCCTGCTTGCTAACACAGATGTAGACTTCATTTTTAATTTCTCAGCCAGCCCTTGGTTCTTTGGGAAACATGAGCTGCGACGTAAAGTTGCTCAAGCATGTGCTAAACGAACAAAAGCTCCCGTTATTTATTGTAACCTTGTTGGCGCAAATGATCAGGTGGTATTCGATGGTCGTAGTTTTGTAACCAACAAAAAGGGAGAGGTCATTGCCTCGATGGAACCATTTGTAGAGGAACTTCAAGTAGTGGATACTTCCGGCAAGCCCATTAAATTAACCGAACCCAGTGAAATGCAAGAAACCCACGACGCCTTAGTGCTTGGGCTTCGAGATTATGCTCATAAATCAGGTTTTCAACGCGCGGTCATCGGTTTAAGTGGCGGGATCGATTCCGCGGTTGTCGCTGTTCTCGCTGTTGAGGCTTTAGGGAAGGAGAATGTGATGGGGGTGAGCTTGCCGTCTAGTATTTCAAGCGAACATAGTAAGACGGATGCTCAGGAGCTCGCGCTAAACCTTGGTATCGAGTTTCATACGATTCCCATACAGAAAATTGTTTCCGCGACTGAGGATGTCTTAAAGCCACTCTTTAAGAAACGCCCTAGAGACACTGCTGAGGAAAATATGCAGGCGCGCTCGCGAGGTATGGTGCTCATGTCCATCTCGAACAAATTTAACGCAATTCTCCTGTCCACGGGTAATAAAAGTGAATTGGCTGTGGGGTACTGTACCCTGTACGGTGATATGGCTGGTGGGTTGGCTGTTATATCCGATGTGCCCAAGATGAAGGTGTATCAATTAGCCAAATTTATGAACCGCAAAAAGGTTCTTATCCCCAAAAATACAATTTCAAAAGCCCCCTCTGCGGAGTTGGCTCCAGATCAATTGGATCAGGACACCCTTCCTCCTTATCCGGTTTTAGATGAGATTCTTCGTCTCTACATTGAAGAGCGCAAAAGCTCCCTTGAAATTATAGCTAAAGGATTTGATGAAATTGTAGTTCGAGATATTGTTCGCCGCGTTGATATAAATGAATACAAGCGTAAACAATCCGCTCTAGGGCTAAAGATTTCTCCCCTTGCGTTTGGGGTAGGGCGCCGCATGCCGATTGTACAAAAGTATGTGAGCTAG